A genomic segment from Aegilops tauschii subsp. strangulata cultivar AL8/78 chromosome 1, Aet v6.0, whole genome shotgun sequence encodes:
- the LOC109751040 gene encoding DNA-directed RNA polymerase V subunit 7 produces the protein MVFLQEEMSWNVLISPDQLSPKGLLLRKSIIVRLLEDVTNRKASKEHGYYIAVNELKTISEGKVRELTGDVLFPVTFTCITQRPMKGEILVGSVEKILKHGVFLKSGPIESIFLSEKSMSDYKYMGGENPMFMNDHSKLERDTAVRFKVMGFRWMEADRQFQLLASLAGDFLGPL, from the coding sequence ATGGTTTTCCTTCAGGAAGAGATGTCTTGGAACGTGCTGATCTCACCGGACCAGCTGAGCCCCAAGGGCCTGCTGCTCCGCAAGTCCATCATCGTGCGTCTTCTGGAGGACGTCACCAACAGGAAGGCCTCCAAGGAGCATGGCTACTACATTGCTGTAAACGAGCTGAAGACAATCTCTGAAGGGAAGGTTCGTGAGCTGACCGGAGACGTTCTTTTCCCGGTCACATTCACCTGCATCACCCAGAGGCCTATGAAGGGGGAGATCTTGGTCGGCTCCGTGGAGAAGATCCTCAAGCACGGTGTCTTCCTCAAATCGGGGCCGATTGAAAGCATCTTCCTGTCGGAGAAATCGATGAGCGACTACAAGTACATGGGCGGCGAGAACCCCATGTTCATGAATGACCACTCGAAGCTGGAGAGGGACACCGCTGTGCGCTTCAAGGTCATGGGGTTCCGCTGGATGGAGGCAGACCGCCAGTTCCAGCTCCTTGCGTCGCTGGCTGGTGATTTCCTCGGGCCGCTGTGA
- the LOC109751034 gene encoding universal stress protein PHOS34 has translation MAADGGRWVGLAVDFSEGSRAALQWAADNLLRAGDNLLLLHVLKDPDYEQGETLLWEASGSPLIPLSEFSHPSIAKKYGVKPDAETLDMLNTIAKQKEVAVVSKVLFGDPREKLCQAIHDMPISSLVIGSRGLGKLKRVLLGSVSDYVVNNAACPVTVVKPASNHA, from the exons ATGGCTGCGGACGGCGGGAGGTGGGTGGGCCTGGCGGTGGACTTCTCGGAGGGGAGCCGCGCGGCGCTGCAGTGGGCGGCGGACAACCTGCTCCGCGCCGGCGACAACCTGCTCCTCCTGCACGTCCTCAAGGACCCTGACTACGAGCAGGGCGAGACCCTCCTCTGGGAGGCCTCCGGCTCGC CTTTGATCCCCCTCTCGGAGTTCTCTCACCCTTCAATTGCAAAGAAGTATGGTGTGAAGCCTGATGCTGAAACGCTGGACATGCTCAACACTATAGCGAAGCAGAAGGAG GTTGCCGTGGTTTCCAAAGTCCTGTTTGGAGATCCCCGCGAGAAGCTGTGCCAAGCCATCCATGACATGCCCATCAGCTCCCTGGTCATTGGGAGCAGGGGCCTTGGCAAGCTCAAGAG GGTGCTCTTGGGCAGCGTCAGCGATTACGTCGTGAACAACGCCGCCTGCCCGGTCACCGTTGTCAAGCCAGCGAGTAACCATGCCTGA
- the LOC120967460 gene encoding uncharacterized protein, which yields METLPCDFREGMETLPCEIREAIEVLDKDKAERIQEIAEKQAIEMIQWYYDKLKEKEPDSYQDSSDYEDSSSSDDEDSCEFDEDRCRRDWNRLYAGVFGSFDDFKSIPAMRYTDKPAPPNSAWEDDTLQIFSIEVMGREQQKLEWPLDVFGMVAARDSLDHNRNIIFSRERDNCQTISEESPYLELTGPTRAVVVSDRADFEVKLKVKGASESEDEYLSCVSIPYNCYSRPTHSRLVEKLETSRLTTLKLTLGFIVDSVEATISVRVISGSWPESSRSLFTASTASIDHMKVTLLDFEGDGLPVAADGNVQLSRRVASVELAGELRVSAEAQCEDETLADVKVFTPRKASRSHGILNVGSCKMKVTVAWSLFDCGPFG from the exons ATGGAGACCCTCCCCTGTGATTTTCGGGAGGGGATGGAGACCCTCCCCTGCGAGATTCGTGAGGCGATTGAGGTACTAGACAAGGATAAGGCCGAGCGGATCCAGGAGATTGCGGAGAAGCAGGCGATCGAGATGATCCAATGGTACTATGATAAGCTGAAGGAGAAGGAACCGGATTCTTATCAAGACTCGTCTGATTATGAAGACTCGTCATCGTCTGATGACGAAGACTCGTGTGAGTTTGATGAAGATAGGTGTCGCCGTGACTGGAACCGTCTATATGCCGGCGTGTTCGGCTCCTTCGATGATTTCA AGTCTATCCCAGCCATGCGTTACACGGACAAACCTGCGCCTCCCAACTCCGCCTGGGAGGATGATACTCTCCAGATCTTTTCAATCGAAGTCATGGGAAGAGAACAACAAAAATTAGAGTGGCCGCTAGATGTGTTCGGTATGGTTGCTGCGCGCGACTCGCTGGATCACAATCGCAACATTATCTTCAGTCGTGAACGGGACAATTGTCAGACCATCAGTGAGGAG AGTCCCTATCTAGAACTCACAGGCCCTACACGTGCTGTTGTGGTGTCGGATCGTGCGGACTTTGAGGTTAAGCTGAAAGTGAAGGGCGCTAGTGAATCCGAGGATGAATATTTAAGCTGTGTATCTATTCCCTACAATTGCTATTCCAGACCCACTCACTCACGCTTGGTTGAGAAGCTTGAGACTAGCAGGCTCACCACACTCAAGTTGACACTTGGCTTCATCGTCGACTCTGTGGAGGCCACGATCAGCGTGAGGGTTATCAGTGGATCATGGCCAGAGAGTTCTCGAAGTTTATTTACTGCCAGTACCGCCAGCATAGATCACATGAAAGTCACGTTGCTCGATTTCGAAGGCGACGGATTGCCTGTTGCCGCTGATGGCAATGTTCAACTTTCACGCCGTGTTGCTTCTGTCGAGCTTGCTGGTGAACTAAGAGTCTCCGCTGAGGCACAGTGTGAAGATGAGACTTTGGCTGATGTCAAAGTTTTTACACCAAGGAAGGCCAGTAGAAGCCATGGTATCCTCAACGTTGGCTCCTGTAAGATGAAAGTCACGGTTGCCTGGTCTCTTTTCGACTGCGGTCCATTTGGGTGA